In Candidatus Accumulibacter cognatus, the genomic window CTTGGATTGTGTCACTTGCCTCGACGGATCCAGCTGTAGCGCTTTGTCATAAGCCTGGCCGGAGAGCATGGCATAGACATCACCAAGGTTGTCGTAGGCGGTAGCGTAGCCCGGATGAATCCTGATCGCCATCTCGAGTGCCGTACGCGCCTTCTCGTATTGTTTCTGTTGGGCATACAGAACCGCCAGATTGTTGTAAGTCTCTGGCAATTCGGGATAGTCCTCGGTCAGTTTGCTGAAGACGGCTATGGCTTCCTGTTGTTTGCCCATCTCGGTGAGGGCGAGACCCTTGAGGAATCGCCCCTGTGCGTCCGATGGCTTGTTCGCCAGGTAGGCGTCGACCTTTTCGAGAGCATGTGCAGTCTGGCCCTGGCGCATTAGCCGCTGTGCATCCGACAGCGTGTCGGATGTGGCAAAGAAACTGCTGCAGCCCAGTAGCAAGCCGACGATCAAAGCCGGGAAGGAGGCAGGCATAGGCATCGGAAGATTCGAGTGCATGGGTATGGTATACTTGCCTATGCAGCAGGTGGGTGTCACTAAACCGATTGATTCTAACAAGAAGTGCGTCCAAACCAAAGCACTCGACGTGTACGCAGGGTAATTTTGTTCTTCCCGTAACCCTATGACTGCCAGTCATTCCGGCGGGGGTAAGCCGGCATCCAGTCCGTTCATCAAACTTGGGTTTAGAATCCTGATTAGATTGATGAATCTTGATTCTGCCCGGCTCCGGAATCGAGACTCGAAGAGAACAGATTTGCCCTGGGTGTACGTCTGTGCCGAATGCTATAGCGGACATAAAATATGTTGAAGATCTACAACTCGCTGACCAAGGAAAAGCAGGACTTCGTACCGATCACGCCCGGTAGTGTCCGCATGTACGTCTGTGGAATGACCGTTTATGACTACTGCCACCTCGGCCATGCACGCGTATTGGTCGTTTTTGACATGGTTCAGCGCTGGCTGCGGGCGAGTGGACTAAAGGTGTGCTACGTCCGGAACATTACCGACATAGATGACAAAATCATCCAGCGGGCACTAGCCAACAAGGAAAGCATCGGCGAATTGACCGACCGCTTCATTGGCTTCATGGATGAAGATGCGACCGCACTTGGCGTAGAGAAACCCGACCATGAACCCCGGGCAACCCAATATATTCCGCAGATGCTCGGCCTGATCGAACTGCTGGAGAAAAACGGGCTGGCTTACCAAGCGACCACTGGTGACGTGAATTTCTCGGTCCGCAAATTTCCTGGCTACGGCAAACTGTCGGGTAAGTCTATCGACGATCTTCGCGCAGGGGAACGCGTCGACGTTGACACTGGTAAGGACGACCCGCTCGACTTCGTGCTCTGGAAACAGGCCAGGAAGGGCGAACCTTTCTGGCCATCGCCGTGGGGCAATGGTCGCCCCGGTTGGCACATCGAGTGTTCCGCGATGAGTTCGGACCTGCTCGGCAAGCACTTCGATATTCACGGAGGTGGGCAGGACCTACAGTTTCCTCATCATGAAAACGAGATCGCGCAGTCCGAAGGCGCACATCACTGCCCGTTCGTTAACTTCTGGATGCACAACGGCTTCGTTCGTATCGATGACGAAAAAATGTCGAAATCGCTCGGTAACTTCTTCACGATCAGGGACATCCTCAAGCAATACGATCCTGAAGTACTGCGTTTCTTCATCCTGCGGGCACACTACCGCAGCCCACTCAACTATTCTGATGCCCATCTCGACGATGCACGGCAAGCGCTGAGCCGGCTTTACACTGCACTCAAGGCGGCACCACCGGCAGTCGAAGTGGCCGCCGTGGACTGGCATGAGCCGCATGCGATTCGCTTTAGCCAGGCAATGAACGACGACTTCAACACCCCTGATGCCTGTGCCGCGTTGTTTGACTTGGCCAGCGAGGTGAACCGCAGCAAGTCTGCGGGACTGGCCAGCCAGTTGCGTGGGCTGGCGGGCCTTCTGGGACTGCTCAAGCGCGACCCACAAGGATTTCTGCAGGGGACGCCGACACCGGGCGCTGAAGAGATGTCTGTCGAAGCGATCGAAATCCTGATCGCCAGCCGGTTGGCGGCAAAGAAACGCAAGGACTACGCCGAAGCAGACAGAATCCGTAGCGGACTACTGGCCGCAGGAGTTGTTCTTGAGGATGGTGCCCAGGGAACCAACTGGCGACGCGCCTGATCGTTTAATTGATTAACGAAGAACCCGGCCGCTGTTGCCAATGACCGTCAGGTCGACAAAGCGAGAACCCAACCGATCATTGGCCGAATAGCTGACGCGATAGCCCCCAAGGTCATGGTTCTGCATGCCTTCGAGACTGCTCAGCAGCTTTTCGCGGCTGAGCTCTTTGCCCGTTTTGCGGATGGCATCGACCAACACTTTCGCCATGGCGTAAGCCTCGACGCCATAGTAGGAGAATTTTCCATTCTGGCCGAGCAGCTTCTGGTATTCGCGTACCAGCGGCGTGGTATCGTTCCAAGGATAGGGCATGACCTGTGAAATGCCGATGCCGCGTGCCTCGTCACCAAGCTCCTGTACCAGCAGGTCAGCGCCGACTGGCGACAGGGTCATGAACTGCGGTTTTTGACCGATCTTCCTCATCGCACGAACGAAGGCGGCAGTAGGCTTGTACAAGGTCACCATGATCACCGCTTGCGGGTTCGCCTGGGCAATGGTCTGCACCGCCTGGCCGACCTCGGCCGAGTTACGTTCCACCGTGGCTACTGCCACCGGTGCCTGGTTATGCTTTCTGAGCGCGGTAACGACTCCATCGAGGCCGGATTTGCCGAATCCATCGTTCTGGTACAAAACGGCGATGTTGCTGAAGCCGAGAGAAACCAATTGATTGACGATTGCTTCGGTCTCGTTCGCGTAACTTGCCCGCACATTGAACATGTAGCGATTTTTCGGGTTGTCCCTAGGCAACTGGCGGATCGAGTCTGCACCCGAAATCGCTCCGACCAGCGGCACTTTGGCAACGCCAAAGACCTCGTTCATAGCCGCCGTTGTGGGACTCGAACCGTACGATGCGACCAGGGCAAAAACCTTTTCCTGGCTGATCAAGGCGCGGGTATTGGCGACCGCACGATCAGTTTCGTAGCCATCGTCGAGTGCGCGCAACTCCAGCCTTCTACCATGAATCCCTCCTGCATCGTTGATCTGGCGAAAATAGGCATTGATGACCATCTTCATGTCCAGACCGTACGCCCCGTTAGGGCCGGAGAACGGCGCAGTCATGCCGATCAGGATGCTGTTGTCGGTCACCCCTACCTCAGCCGCCAGCACACAGTTGACCCAACTCAAGCAAGCAAACAGTAGCGCCCTGACGATTCTCATGCCCATTCTCCTTCAATGCGATTGCCGTGATTGTTCACGGACCTGCGACTGGCTTCAGTCAACGGTCATTACTTTTCAGGTACCCCCGATCTGGAAGTCATGGCCATTACCCTCTCCCCCGACATTTCCCAGGCTGGAATGGGGAGATTCACGAGTCGCTGACGCAACTTTCACCTTGAAGAATGGCGAAGCAAACTGACACACCCCTTACACGCAGCAACAGTGTGCGATATATTCGCCTGCGATTGTCTCGCCCGACACTGCTGGGCTGCATCAACGGGCGCAGAGATGGCAGTTCTCAGGTGGCCGCGAAAAAGTCGCGCACACGATCCATCCAGGATTTGGCGCGCGGGTTGTGGTGAGCGGAGTTCTCGCGGCTGGACTCCTCAAGTTCGCGCAACAACTCTTTCTGGCGTTCGGTGAGATGCACCGGGGTTTCCACAACCACATGGCAGAGCAGATCACCGTGGGCGTTACTACGTACGCCCTTGATACCTTTGCCGCGCAAGCGAAAAATTTTTCCTGATTGCGTTTCCGGGGGAACACGGATTTTCGCAGCTCCATCCAGCGTCGGAATATCGATTTCTCCACCCAGAGCCGCGGTGGTAAAACTGATCGGCATCTCGCAGTGCAGGTCGTTCTGTTCGCGCTGAAAGACAGGGTGTGCCTTGAGGTGAATCTGAACGTAAAGATCCCCTGACGGCCCGCCATTGATGCCATGCTCGCCTTCGCCCGTGAGTCGAATCCGGTCGCCCTCATCAACTCCCGCTGGAATCTTCACCGCCAGGGTTTTGTGCTGCTTGACTCGGCCCGAGCCGTGACACGGAACACACGGCTCGGCTATAAAGCGCCCGGTACCATGACATTTCGGACAGGTCTGCTGAATCGAGAAGAAGCCCTGCTGCAGGCGAACCTGACCGCTCCCCTGACAGGTCGGACAGGTCTTTGGCTGCGTTCCGGCCTTGGCACCACTGCCATGGCAGGCGTCGCAAACCTCCATTGTCGGAATGCGGATCTTGGTTTCAGTGCCGAAGGCTGCCTGTTCCAGCGAAATTTCGAGGTTGTAGCGGAGGTCGGCGCCGCGATAGACATTTGAACGTCCACCGCCACGACGACCACCGAAGATCTCATCAAAGATGCCACCGAAGGTATCGGAAAATCCCCCGGCCCCCGCAGCGCCCATACCGGCCTGCGGATCGATGCCGGCGTAACCGTACTGGTCATAGGCGGCGCGCTTCTCCGGGTCGGTGAGAGTTTCGTAGGCTTCCTTGACTTCCTTGAAGTGCTCCTCAGCTTTGGGATTATCCGGATTACGGTCCGGATGATGCTTCATCGCCAGCTTGCGGTAAGCTTTCTTGATTTCTTCATCGGACGCGTCGCGATTGACGCCGAGAATGTCGTATAAGTCGCGTTTTGCCATGGGTTTATGAACAATTGGTGGGAGCAGGGCGAGGCGCGATTATACGCCCCGCCTGGTAGGCAAAGACCTACTTCTTGTCTTTGACTTCGGTAAACTCGGCGTCCACGACGTCGCTGTCGTCCTTCTTCGCTTCACCGGCAGCCCCGGCAGTATGTGCGGAGCCCCCCGTTTGCTCCTGTTGTTTGGCGTACATCTTCTCGCCCAACTTCTGAGCAGCGGTTCCGAGCGCCTCGTTCTTCGCCTTGATGGCCTCGATGTCGTTGCCACGAATGGCCTCCTCGGCTTCACGCATCGCCTTTTCGATGACCTGTTTCTCGCTGTCGGAGAGTTCCTTGCCGTATTCGGCAAGCGACTTCTTGACGGTGTGAATCATGCCGTCGCACTGATTGCGGGCTTCCGCCAGTTCGTGTGCTTTCCGGTCTTCTTCGGCGTGCAACTCGGCATCCTGGACCATGCGCTGCACTTCCGCTTCACTGAGGCCAGAAGACGCCTGGATCTTGATCTTGTTCTCCTTACCAGTGGCCTTGTCCTTGGCCGAAACATGTAAAATACCATTGGCATCAATATCGAAGGTCACTTCGATCTGTGGCATGCCACGTGGTGCCGGCGGAATGTCGGAAAGATTGAACTGTCCAAGGCTCTTGTTGCCGCTGGCCATTTCCCGCTCGCCCTGCAGCACGTGAATGGTTACCGCAGACTGGTTATCGTCAGCCGTCGAAAAGACCTGCGTCGCTTTGGTTGGAATGGTCGTATTCTTCTTGATCAGCTTGGTCATTACGCCGCCCAGCGTCTCGATACCCAGCGACAATGGCGTCACATCGAGGAGCAGAACATCCTTGACCTCGCCCTGCAGAACGCCACCCTGGATCGCAGCACCGACGGCCACCGCCTCATCCGGATTGACGTCGCGGCGCGGTTCGCGGCCGAAGAACTCCTTGACCCTTTGCTGCACCTTGGGCATCCGGCTCTGTCCGCCAACCAGGATGACATCGTCGATGTCGCCGATCTTGCAGCCAGCATCCTTCAGGGCAATTCGGCAGGGTTCGATAGTCCGCTCGATGAGATCGTCGACCAGCGCCTCGAACTTGGAGCGTGTGATCTTCAGCGTCAGATGCTTGGGTCCGGAGGCGTCAGCGGTAATGTAAGGCAGGTTGATTTCATTTTGCTGGCCGGACGAAAGCTCGATCTTGGCTTTTTCAGCGGCATCCTTGAGGCGTTGCAGAGCCAGCACGTCGGCCTTGAGGTTGACGCCCGATTCTTTCTTGAACTCGTCGATGATGTAATCGATCAGACGCTGGTCAAAGTCTTCGCCGCCGAGGAAGGTGTCACCGTTGGTCGACAGCACCTCAAACTGGTGCTCGCCTTCGACCGCAGCAATTTCGATGATCGAGATATCGAAGGTGCCGCCGCCCAGGTCGTAGACCGCGATCTTCTTGTCACCTTGCTTTTTGTCCATGCCGAAGGCCAGGGCCGCTGC contains:
- the dnaK gene encoding molecular chaperone DnaK, translated to MGKIIGIDLGTTNSCVAVMENGKPKVIENSEGARTTPSTVAYAEDGEILCGAPAKRQAVTNPKNTLYAIKRLIGRRFEEKEVQKDISLMPFKILRAENGDAWVEVRGKKIAPPQVSAEVLRKMKKTAEDYLGEDVTEAVITVPAYFNDSQRQATKDAGRIAGLEVKRIINEPTAAALAFGMDKKQGDKKIAVYDLGGGTFDISIIEIAAVEGEHQFEVLSTNGDTFLGGEDFDQRLIDYIIDEFKKESGVNLKADVLALQRLKDAAEKAKIELSSGQQNEINLPYITADASGPKHLTLKITRSKFEALVDDLIERTIEPCRIALKDAGCKIGDIDDVILVGGQSRMPKVQQRVKEFFGREPRRDVNPDEAVAVGAAIQGGVLQGEVKDVLLLDVTPLSLGIETLGGVMTKLIKKNTTIPTKATQVFSTADDNQSAVTIHVLQGEREMASGNKSLGQFNLSDIPPAPRGMPQIEVTFDIDANGILHVSAKDKATGKENKIKIQASSGLSEAEVQRMVQDAELHAEEDRKAHELAEARNQCDGMIHTVKKSLAEYGKELSDSEKQVIEKAMREAEEAIRGNDIEAIKAKNEALGTAAQKLGEKMYAKQQEQTGGSAHTAGAAGEAKKDDSDVVDAEFTEVKDKK
- a CDS encoding cysteine--tRNA ligase, yielding MLKIYNSLTKEKQDFVPITPGSVRMYVCGMTVYDYCHLGHARVLVVFDMVQRWLRASGLKVCYVRNITDIDDKIIQRALANKESIGELTDRFIGFMDEDATALGVEKPDHEPRATQYIPQMLGLIELLEKNGLAYQATTGDVNFSVRKFPGYGKLSGKSIDDLRAGERVDVDTGKDDPLDFVLWKQARKGEPFWPSPWGNGRPGWHIECSAMSSDLLGKHFDIHGGGQDLQFPHHENEIAQSEGAHHCPFVNFWMHNGFVRIDDEKMSKSLGNFFTIRDILKQYDPEVLRFFILRAHYRSPLNYSDAHLDDARQALSRLYTALKAAPPAVEVAAVDWHEPHAIRFSQAMNDDFNTPDACAALFDLASEVNRSKSAGLASQLRGLAGLLGLLKRDPQGFLQGTPTPGAEEMSVEAIEILIASRLAAKKRKDYAEADRIRSGLLAAGVVLEDGAQGTNWRRA
- the dnaJ gene encoding molecular chaperone DnaJ, which encodes MAKRDLYDILGVNRDASDEEIKKAYRKLAMKHHPDRNPDNPKAEEHFKEVKEAYETLTDPEKRAAYDQYGYAGIDPQAGMGAAGAGGFSDTFGGIFDEIFGGRRGGGRSNVYRGADLRYNLEISLEQAAFGTETKIRIPTMEVCDACHGSGAKAGTQPKTCPTCQGSGQVRLQQGFFSIQQTCPKCHGTGRFIAEPCVPCHGSGRVKQHKTLAVKIPAGVDEGDRIRLTGEGEHGINGGPSGDLYVQIHLKAHPVFQREQNDLHCEMPISFTTAALGGEIDIPTLDGAAKIRVPPETQSGKIFRLRGKGIKGVRSNAHGDLLCHVVVETPVHLTERQKELLRELEESSRENSAHHNPRAKSWMDRVRDFFAAT
- a CDS encoding ABC transporter substrate-binding protein, encoding MRIVRALLFACLSWVNCVLAAEVGVTDNSILIGMTAPFSGPNGAYGLDMKMVINAYFRQINDAGGIHGRRLELRALDDGYETDRAVANTRALISQEKVFALVASYGSSPTTAAMNEVFGVAKVPLVGAISGADSIRQLPRDNPKNRYMFNVRASYANETEAIVNQLVSLGFSNIAVLYQNDGFGKSGLDGVVTALRKHNQAPVAVATVERNSAEVGQAVQTIAQANPQAVIMVTLYKPTAAFVRAMRKIGQKPQFMTLSPVGADLLVQELGDEARGIGISQVMPYPWNDTTPLVREYQKLLGQNGKFSYYGVEAYAMAKVLVDAIRKTGKELSREKLLSSLEGMQNHDLGGYRVSYSANDRLGSRFVDLTVIGNSGRVLR